The Thermocrinis albus DSM 14484 genome segment CGTAAGCTATCCTGTCGCCCCTTATAACTACCGCACCGTCGTGAAGAGGTGTTATAGGTTCAAATATAGTGATGAGGAGTTCTACCGACACTATGCCGTCTATAGGAACACATCCTTCCACAAGACTCTCTATGTTCTGACCCCTCTCTATCACTATGAGAGCTCCTATCTGTCTTTCCGAAAGGAAACTGCAGGCTCTGACCACTCTGTCAATAACCCTCTCACCTACCGACTTACCTCCTGTTATTCGTGTGGTCTGTCCTAACCTGCTGAGGGCTTTCCTTATCTCTGGCTGAAATATCACCACTATGGAGAAGAGCCCCAGTGTCCAGAGTTTTTCAAAAATCCACGACATGGTTCTCAGATTCATAACCTCTGCAGATATCCACAGAACGGCCAGCAGGATGAGACCTTTCAGAATCTGC includes the following:
- the cdaA gene encoding diadenylate cyclase CdaA encodes the protein MSFDHLFTYRDLLDILAVSIFVYAIIYFLKITRGMQILKGLILLAVLWISAEVMNLRTMSWIFEKLWTLGLFSIVVIFQPEIRKALSRLGQTTRITGGKSVGERVIDRVVRACSFLSERQIGALIVIERGQNIESLVEGCVPIDGIVSVELLITIFEPITPLHDGAVVIRGDRIAYASCVLPLSRTADLPKKYGTRHRAALGISEESDAVAVVVSEETGEISVAVGGKFYRNLDPEALRELLVRELGT